A genomic region of Fusarium falciforme chromosome 4, complete sequence contains the following coding sequences:
- a CDS encoding PKS-ER domain-containing protein — protein MSLPTTRQAWRRTDDYTPGTPKVKLVTEDLPLPLHPTAVLIKIHAVALNYRDANIANGGNPWPVTPNGVPGNDAAGEIISVGDRVSLVSVGDRVAPITDSEYVTARSTGRSWLAANEDGTLATYLVFDEKLVTKLPEHLDWVQASIIPCAGTTAWSALKGATIGQTVLIQGTGGVSTFALKLARASGLRVILTSSSDEKLEQIKKQFGKPEIQTVNYRTHPEWQQEVLRLTGGIGVDLVVENGGSSSLVKSMECTRRGGIVSQVGYLGGPKPEHLKEFVSTIIDRRLNVRGINAGSKDDQDELMAAISATQMTFEDILDSVWSFDKSDEAIEFVWQGKQVGKVVIKYD, from the exons ATGTCTCTACCTACCACCCGTCAGGCCTGGCGTCGAACCGACGACTACACCCCTGGGACACCCAAGGTGAAACTCGTCACAGAGGACCTCCCCCTTCCACTTCACCCCACGGCCGTTCTGATCAAGATCCACGCTGTGGCACTCAACTACCGCGACGCCAACATCGCCAACGGAGGAAACCCTTGGCCCGTTACCCCCAACGGTGTTCCTGGTAATGACGCCGCCGGAGAGATCATCTCGGTTGGTGACCGAGTGTCGCTTGTGTCTGTAGGAGACCGAGTTGCTCCCATCACAGACTCCGAGTATGTTACTGCCCGCTCGACTGGTCGGTCTTGGCTCGCTGCCAACGAGGATGGTACTTTGGCTACCTACCTTGTCTTTGATGAAAAGCTCGTCACCAAGCTGCCTGAGCACCTCGACTGGGTCCAGGCCAGTATCATCCCTTGCGCTGGAACAACCGCCTGGTCTGCCCTTAAGGGCGCCACCATCGGCCAGACTGTTTTGATCCAGG GTACGGGCGGTGTCTCTACCTTTGCCCTCAAGTTGGCCCGCGCCTCTGGTCTCAGGGTCATCCTGACGTCGTCCAGCGATGAGAAGCTTGAgcagatcaagaagcagTTTGGCAAGCCCGAGATCCAGACTGTCAACTATAGGACACACCCCGAGTGGCAGCAGGAGGTGCTCCGCCTGACAGGAGGTATCGGTGTCGATCTCGTTGTTGAGAACGGTGGTAGCAGCTCCCTCGTTAAGAGCATGGAGTGCACACGCCGCGGCGGTATCGTCAGCCAGGTTGGCTACCTCGGCGGACCTAAGCCCGAACATCTCAAGGAGTTTGTCTCGACCATCATCGACAGGCGACTGAACGTCCGAGGAATCAATGCCGGCTCCAAGGACGACCAGGACGAGTTGATGGCTGCCATCTCGGCTACTCAAATGACCTTTGAGGATATTCTTGACTCGGTGTGGTCGTTTGACAAGTCGGACGAGGCCATTGAGTTTGTCTGGCAGGGCAAGCAGGTTGGAAAGGTTGTCATCAAGTATGACTAG
- a CDS encoding MR-MLE domain-containing protein: protein MSELKIAKIDVFQAELPYSGGAYRLSGGREYRSFDGTFVRITTNTGIEGWGESTPFGSTYIAAHALGVRAGIAEIAPWLIGLDPRRLDRINEAMDYALVGHEHAKTPIDIACWDIFGKSVGLPVCELLGGRTNVGLPIISSIYVGEPEEMRKRVADHRARGYIGHSVKIDGEPVQDAKRIAASLADKQPGEFFLVDANGGMTVETALRMLRLLPDGLDFVLEAPCATWRECVSLRRRTNIPIHFDELATSDASIVHMIADDAAEGFGIKISKNGGLTKSRRHRDIAIAAGYTMSCQETTGSDVAFAAIVHLGQTIPEKHLRCILECRDMVKVKTADGNFTVKDGRVQAPTEPGLGITPRMDVIGEPVASYS from the coding sequence ATGTCTGAGCTCAAGATCGCAAAGATCGACGTCTTCCAGGCTGAGCTGCCCTACTCTGGCGGTGCCTATCGGCTCTCTGGCGGGCGAGAGTACCGCAGCTTCGATGGTACCTTTGTccgcatcaccaccaacacggGCATCGAGGGCTGGGGCGAGAGCACTCCCTTTGGCTCGACCTACATCGCTGCCCATGCTCTCGGTGTGAGGGCGGGTATCGCCGAGATCGCCCCATGGCTCATCGGCCTCGATCCTCGGAGGCTGGACCGCATAAATGAGGCTATGGATTATGCTCTTGTTGGTCACGAGCATGCCAAGACTCCCATCGATATTGCCTGCTGGGACATATTTGGCAAGTCAGTCGGCCTCCCTGTCTGCGAGCTCCTCGGTGGCCGCACCAACGTGGGCCTTCCCATCATCTCGTCCATCTACGTGGGCGAGCCCGAAGAGATGCGCAAGCGAGTGGCAGATCACCGGGCAAGGGGTTATATCGGGCACTCTGTCAAGATCGATGGCGAGCCAGTGCAGGATGCCAAACGCATCGCCGCCTCGCTGGCCGACAAGCAGCCGGGCGAGTTCTTCCTTGTCGATGCCAATGGTGGCATGACGGTCGAGACGGCCCTCCGCATGCTGCGCCTTCTCCCTGACGGCCTCGACTTTGTCCTCGAGGCGCCCTGCGCGACGTGGCGCGAGTGCGTTTCGCTGCGGCGGAGGACCAACATTCCCATCCACTTTGACGAGCTTGCCACCAGCGACGCGTCCATCGTGCACATGATTGCTGATGATGCGGCCGAGGGTTTCGGTATCAAGATCTCTAAGAACGGCGGCTTGACGAAGAGTCGACGTCACAGGGACATTGCCATCGCGGCCGGGTACACCATGAGCTGCCAGGAGACGACTGGATCCGATGTCGCATTTGCGGCTATTGTTCACCTGGGACAGACCATCCCCGAGAAACACCTCCGGTGCATTCTTGAGTGCCGTGACatggtcaaggtcaagactgCCGACGGCAACTTCACAGTCAAGGATGGACGTGTGCAGGCGCCCACAGAACCGGGGCTGGGTATTACGCCTCGGATGGATGTGATAGGCGAGCCTGTTGCCAGCTACTCTTGA